The Tepidibacter aestuarii genome contains a region encoding:
- a CDS encoding sulfurtransferase, whose product MKKVYLVIVAILTVILAVGCTSNNVSDNNTEANTTEKYTNNDYIVEADWLNDNLNKEDILVLDTRSEEEYKKGHIPGAVNVSWTQFADMSGKPGDKGWGVVLKPEKLSEKLSEVGIDDKKTIVAYSDNKNGWGEDGRIVWMLRMANLENTKMLNGGWQYWNVKGYDVSKEEPTINKTDFKVESFDKSLNADTDWINDNLGKIKIVDSRDSSEYDGAVKYGEKRGGHLPGSINIVYTDLFKEDGRIKSQENLEKIFESAGIDKDDTVVSYCTGGIRSAYITMVFKMTGYENSMNYDASFYEWAGDESLPLEK is encoded by the coding sequence ATGAAAAAAGTATACTTAGTAATAGTTGCTATTTTAACTGTAATTTTAGCAGTTGGATGCACTAGTAATAATGTAAGTGATAATAATACTGAAGCTAATACAACTGAAAAATATACTAACAATGATTACATAGTTGAGGCTGATTGGCTAAATGATAATTTAAATAAAGAAGATATATTAGTATTAGATACAAGAAGTGAAGAAGAATATAAAAAAGGACATATACCTGGGGCTGTAAATGTGTCTTGGACTCAATTTGCTGATATGAGTGGAAAACCTGGAGACAAAGGTTGGGGTGTAGTTCTTAAACCCGAAAAACTATCTGAAAAGTTATCAGAAGTAGGAATAGATGATAAAAAGACTATAGTTGCTTACTCTGATAATAAGAATGGATGGGGAGAAGACGGAAGAATAGTTTGGATGCTTAGAATGGCTAATTTAGAAAATACTAAAATGTTAAATGGTGGATGGCAGTATTGGAATGTAAAAGGATATGATGTATCTAAAGAAGAGCCTACTATTAATAAAACAGACTTTAAAGTAGAGTCTTTTGATAAATCTTTAAATGCTGATACAGATTGGATCAATGATAACTTAGGAAAAATAAAGATAGTAGATAGTAGAGATTCATCAGAATATGATGGTGCTGTTAAATATGGAGAAAAAAGAGGAGGACACCTTCCAGGATCTATAAATATAGTATATACAGATTTATTTAAAGAAGACGGAAGAATCAAGAGTCAAGAAAATCTTGAAAAAATATTTGAATCAGCTGGAATAGATAAGGATGACACTGTTGTTTCTTATTGTACGGGAGGTATTCGTTCAGCATATATAACTATGGTGTTCAAGATGACTGGATATGAAAATTCTATGAACTATGATGCTTCTTTTTATGAATGGGCTGGAGATGAAAGTTTACCATTAGAAAAATAA
- a CDS encoding GerAB/ArcD/ProY family transporter, protein MNKEVISDKQGIAILFLFLVGGSSIYAQGIEAKQDIWLAFILGILLVFPMTLIFARLHHIFPDKDLFDIVEICFGKFIGKIIIILYTWFAFFLASDILVTYGQFIKIISFPEMPQIIPEIVLAILCIWGIKEGIEVLGRFSGFFLNIPIITLVIIIILLIPNMDINNFRPVLSDGIQPVLEGAFTVFIFPLVQLVVFTMIFSNFETNGSPYKVYTTGLLTGGTYLAILSITNLLVLGIHTVVSSYYPTYTTISRIDIGFVLQRIEIIITITFILGGFIKICIFLLSMCKGITKLFGFTDYRFIITPASLLVLNLSYNQYKSVMYYYEFSIHTWPYYHFPFYVIFPITTWITAEIKNKYLY, encoded by the coding sequence ATGAATAAAGAAGTTATTTCAGATAAGCAAGGTATTGCAATTTTATTTTTGTTTCTAGTAGGCGGATCTTCCATATATGCACAAGGAATAGAGGCTAAACAAGATATATGGTTAGCCTTTATTCTAGGCATATTACTTGTATTTCCTATGACACTTATATTTGCAAGACTGCATCATATTTTTCCTGATAAAGATTTATTTGATATTGTTGAAATTTGCTTTGGAAAATTCATAGGCAAAATAATCATTATATTATATACTTGGTTCGCTTTCTTTTTAGCTAGCGATATATTAGTTACCTATGGTCAATTCATTAAAATAATCAGCTTTCCCGAAATGCCTCAAATTATTCCAGAGATAGTTTTAGCTATTTTATGTATTTGGGGAATAAAAGAAGGCATTGAGGTCTTAGGCAGATTTAGTGGATTTTTTCTTAATATACCGATTATAACTTTAGTCATTATCATAATATTATTAATTCCTAATATGGACATAAATAATTTTCGTCCTGTATTAAGTGATGGTATCCAACCAGTTTTAGAAGGTGCTTTTACTGTTTTTATATTTCCTCTTGTTCAATTAGTCGTATTTACAATGATCTTTTCAAATTTTGAGACAAACGGATCTCCTTATAAAGTTTATACTACAGGTTTATTGACAGGAGGAACATATTTAGCGATACTTTCTATCACAAATCTTTTAGTGTTAGGAATCCATACTGTAGTAAGTTCTTATTACCCTACTTATACTACTATATCAAGAATAGACATTGGTTTTGTCCTACAAAGAATAGAAATCATTATAACCATTACATTTATTTTAGGTGGTTTCATTAAGATATGTATATTCTTACTGAGCATGTGTAAAGGAATTACAAAATTATTCGGATTTACAGATTATCGTTTTATTATAACACCTGCTTCTTTACTTGTACTTAATTTATCCTATAATCAATATAAAAGCGTAATGTATTATTATGAATTTAGTATACATACATGGCCCTATTATCATTTTCCCTTTTATGTAATATTTCCAATTACCACATGGATTACTGCTGAAATAAAGAATAAGTATTTGTATTGA
- a CDS encoding iron-sulfur cluster biosynthesis family protein produces MKINITEDAQKELKHFLEKKNLPNHSLRIFKQSIGUGGPVLSMSLDESKDEDIFVEENGFKFLIDKNLSMNMSTINIDYANGWFRKGFRITPIGEYGGC; encoded by the coding sequence ATGAAAATAAATATAACTGAAGATGCACAAAAAGAGCTTAAACATTTTTTAGAGAAAAAGAATTTACCAAATCATTCATTAAGGATATTTAAACAATCTATTGGTTGAGGTGGTCCAGTTTTGTCAATGTCTCTGGATGAGTCAAAAGATGAAGATATATTTGTAGAAGAGAATGGGTTTAAATTTTTAATAGATAAAAATCTTTCAATGAATATGTCTACAATAAATATAGATTATGCAAATGGATGGTTTAGAAAAGGATTTAGAATAACACCAATTGGAGAATATGGGGGTTGCTAA